One genomic segment of Scomber japonicus isolate fScoJap1 chromosome 23, fScoJap1.pri, whole genome shotgun sequence includes these proteins:
- the fbxo18 gene encoding F-box DNA helicase 1 isoform X2 gives MEVAAKGKAKRRHLNAEECDELRRQAEGTCALTLPQTINQGHGSRNPNQGLYPRTPTKRRKCASASGSPAGKQKGIHDFFSVTGVIRTSPQKSAQPCSSTCTNGLNGEVFPRGKSNAAEEEEDDDDTDDDVSLLAAVMPPDPEEEEEEEEEEEEEEEIDDFTLLAAEKMLRQTETDKKEVDYLEGMTAEMFGHDDEFDNQEEVEPLPDEHFGLLGSSRVLLQPQGCIDDLPEEVLRQVLCLLPARDLYLNVSRVCHRWSNIVKDTKFVPFKKQYHRFMMREKYTVLEVFSSLTSSGITDPALSQQAIRNFVVVMAQHKVGERVRPDDVLECVKKHRLYPQAEASIRLRIPKVPECINLSVEGPNPYAAMAVILILCESVGDVQALVSLLSGCMSYTAITEYLSHVAMMLLAMKRGKVQISERLHYNIYYVLHLMENGPFPVSSEGSRTQIQLTQEQQQILCHDIEEDHVVKVMAFAGTGKTTMLVKYAEQRPHLRFLYVAFNKSVAVEAQRRFPRNVHCKTVHSLAFKDVGRRYQSLGKLTPNLKPFAINSVLPKGRGGFKKAKVVATTLNTFMASADDTISISHVPTKDVIEYEKPYFVRDAENIWSKMKELVKTDNDAFYLTHDGYLKLWQLQKPRLSDQFDVLFIDEAQDCTPAIMDVMLSQRCGKILVGDPHQQIYTFKGAVNALHIVDHTHIYYLTQSFRFGAEIAFVGATILKVCKNVQKILVGGKQKGSVSDETADQVKTALRAGVSRRPGKTAVLSRTNASMFTEAVELTDVNPNCRIHYVGGVKGIGLDRILDIWKLMQGAHYQIRSIKDPLIRSFAKKKEHRFEALKTYAEQTEDHELEGKLLTVERYRGRIPHLVTCLEKCFENDMYKADFILGTVHKAKGLEFDTVMVSDDFAKIPSPKHELHHHPAFAFDKFEDDEWNLLYVAVTRARSSLIITKNIHHILTVAGEYFLKSEMPSTLVKVDTPLPCSIGNCPNCITPGSSFIMCRKKLKYTDGESASGPLCERCVWTRIGPMAFLMTDDVLSMAAIPERFEMPLGPHHVMLLGLL, from the exons ATGGAGGTGGCTGCTAAAG GGAAGGCCAAGAGGAGGCATCTGAACGCAGAGGAGTGTGATGAACTGAGACGACAGGCAGAGGGAACATGCGCCCTCACCCTGCCCCAAACCATCAACCAGGGGCATGGCAGTCGTAACCCAAACCAGGGGCTTTACCCCAGGACTCCCACCAAGAGACGGAAGTGTG CATCTGCCTCAGGAAGTCCTGCAGGGAAGCAGAAGGGCATCCATGACTTCTTTTCAGTGACTGGAGTCATCCGTACTAGCCCGCAAAAATCCGCTCAGCCCTGCTCCTCAACCTGCACTAATGGACTCAATGGAGAAGTTTTTCCCAGAGGAAAATCAAATGCTgcggaagaggaggaggatgatgacgaTACCGATGATGATGTCAGCCTGTTAGCTGCTGTGATGCCTCCCGaccctgaggaggaggaggaggaggaggaggaggaggaggaagaagaagagattgaTGATTTCACTTTGTTAGCTGCTGAAAAAATGctgagacagactgagacagATAAGAAGGAGGTGGACTATTTGGAGGGGATGACGGCAGAGATGTTCGGGCACGATGACGAATTTGACAATCAAGAGGAAGTTGAGCCCCTCCCTGATGAGCACTTTGGGCTCCTGGGCAGCAGCAGAGTTTTGCTGCAGCCACAGGGCTGCATTGATGACCTTCCAGAGGAGGTGCTGAGGCAGGTACTGTGCCTCTTGCCTGCCAGGGACCTCTACCTTAACGTCAGCCGCGTCTGCCATCGCTGGAGTAACATCGTCAAGGATACCAAG TTCGTGCCCTTCAAGAAACAATACCATCGCTTCATGATGAGGGAGAAGTACACAGTGCTGGAGGTCTTCTCCTCCCTGACGAGCAGCGGCATAACAGACCCAGCACTTTCCCAGCAGGCCATACGAAATTTTGTTGT CGTAATGGCCCAGCATAAGGTGGGTGAGCGTGTGAGGCCAGATGACGTCCTGGAGTGTGTTAAGAAACATCGCCTTTACCCTCAGGCAGAAGCCTCCATCAGATTACGAATTCCGAAGGTCCCAGAGTGCATAAACCTAAGTGTTGAG GGTCCCAACCCGTACGCGGCCATGGCTGTCATACTGATCCTATGCGAGAGTGTGGGTGACGTACAGGCCTTGGTGTCTCTGCTCTCCGGCTGTATGTCGTACACGGCCATCACAGAATACCTCAGCCACGTGGCCATGATGTTGCTCGCGATGAAGAGGGGCAAGGTTCAGATCAGTGAGAG GTTGCATTACAACATCTACTATGTGCTTCATTTGATGGAGAACGGGCCCTTTCCTGTCAGCTCCGAGGGCAG CCGAACTCAGATTCAGCTCAcccaggagcagcagcagatccTCTGTCACGACATCGAGGAGGACCATGTGGTCAAAGTCATGGCTTTTGCAG GTACGGGCAAGACGACCATGTTGGTGAAGTACGCAGAGCAGCGGCCGCACCTCCGCTTCCTCTACGTGGCCTTCAACAAGTCAGTGGCCGTCGAGGCGCAGCGCCGCTTCCCCCGCAACGTGCACTGCAAGACGGTCCACTCCTTGGCCTTCAAAGACGTCGGAAGGAG GTATCAATCGCTTGGGAAGCTGACCCCTAACTTGAAGCCATTCGCCATCAACTCTGTCCTACCTAAAGGCCGCGGCGGCTTCAAGAAGGCTAAAGTCGTAGCCACAACCCTCAACACCTTCATGGCTTCAGCAGACGATACCATCAGCATTAGTCACGTCCCCACCAAAGACGTCATTGAATATGAAAAACCG TATTTTGTCCGTGACGCAGAGAACATCTGGAGCAAAATGAAGGAACTAGTCAAGACAGACAACGACGCCTTCTACTTGACCCACGATG GTTACCTTAAGTTATGGCAGCTCCAAAAGCCCCGCCTATCAGACCAATTCGATGTCCTTTTCATCGACGAGGCTCAAGACTGTACTCCAG cCATTATGGACGTCATGCTGTCTCAGCGATGTGGGAAAATCCTGGTCGGAGATCCCCACCAGCAGATCTACACCTTCAAAGGAGCCGTCAACGCCTTGCACATCGTCGACCACACGCACATCTACTACCTCACACag AGCTTCCGGTTCGGTGCCGAGATCGCCTTTGTCGGTGCCACCATCCTCAAAGTGTGCAAGAATGTTCAAAAGATTCTAGTAGGAGGGAAACAGAAAG GCAGTGTGTCTGATGAGACTGCAGACCAGGTTAAAACAGCTTTGAGGGCGGGTGTGAGTCGTCGCCCGGGGAAGACGGCCGTCTTATCGAGGACCAACGCCAGCATGTTCACTGAAGCAGTTGAGCTGACCGATGTCAACCCAAACTGCCGCATCCACTACGTAGGA GGTGTCAAAGGTATTGGCCTTGACAGGATCCTGGACATTTGGAAGCTGATGCAAGGAGCACACTATCAAATAAGAT CCATCAAGGATCCACTTATCCGCTCCttcgcaaaaaaaaaagagcatcgCTTCGAGGCCCTGAAGACGTACGCAGAGCAGACAGAGGATCACGAGCTGGAGGGCAAACTCCTCACCGTGGAAAGATACAGAGGTCGCATCCCACACCTGGTGACGTGCCTGGAAAAATGCTTCGAAAATGACATGTACAAAGcag ACTTCATCCTGGGAACGGTTCACAAGGCAAAAGGTCTTGAGTTCGACACTGTGATGGTCTCCGATGACTTTGCCAAGATCCCGTCCCCCAAGCATGAGCTGCACCACCATCCCGCCTTCGCATTCG aTAAATTTGAAGACGATGAGTGGAACTTACTGTACGTGGCAGTAACTCGTGCCAGGAGCTCGCTCATCATCACCAAGAACATCCACCATATTCTCACAGTAGCTGGG GAATacttcctgaagtcagagatgCCCAGCACCCTGGTGAAGGTGGACACGCCTCTCCCATGCTCCATCGGAAACTGTCCCAACTGCATCACACCAGGCTCGTCTTTCATCATGTGCAGGAAAAAGCTGAAATAT
- the fbxo18 gene encoding F-box DNA helicase 1 isoform X1: MEVAAKGKAKRRHLNAEECDELRRQAEGTCALTLPQTINQGHGSRNPNQGLYPRTPTKRRKCAASASGSPAGKQKGIHDFFSVTGVIRTSPQKSAQPCSSTCTNGLNGEVFPRGKSNAAEEEEDDDDTDDDVSLLAAVMPPDPEEEEEEEEEEEEEEEIDDFTLLAAEKMLRQTETDKKEVDYLEGMTAEMFGHDDEFDNQEEVEPLPDEHFGLLGSSRVLLQPQGCIDDLPEEVLRQVLCLLPARDLYLNVSRVCHRWSNIVKDTKFVPFKKQYHRFMMREKYTVLEVFSSLTSSGITDPALSQQAIRNFVVVMAQHKVGERVRPDDVLECVKKHRLYPQAEASIRLRIPKVPECINLSVEGPNPYAAMAVILILCESVGDVQALVSLLSGCMSYTAITEYLSHVAMMLLAMKRGKVQISERLHYNIYYVLHLMENGPFPVSSEGSRTQIQLTQEQQQILCHDIEEDHVVKVMAFAGTGKTTMLVKYAEQRPHLRFLYVAFNKSVAVEAQRRFPRNVHCKTVHSLAFKDVGRRYQSLGKLTPNLKPFAINSVLPKGRGGFKKAKVVATTLNTFMASADDTISISHVPTKDVIEYEKPYFVRDAENIWSKMKELVKTDNDAFYLTHDGYLKLWQLQKPRLSDQFDVLFIDEAQDCTPAIMDVMLSQRCGKILVGDPHQQIYTFKGAVNALHIVDHTHIYYLTQSFRFGAEIAFVGATILKVCKNVQKILVGGKQKGSVSDETADQVKTALRAGVSRRPGKTAVLSRTNASMFTEAVELTDVNPNCRIHYVGGVKGIGLDRILDIWKLMQGAHYQIRSIKDPLIRSFAKKKEHRFEALKTYAEQTEDHELEGKLLTVERYRGRIPHLVTCLEKCFENDMYKADFILGTVHKAKGLEFDTVMVSDDFAKIPSPKHELHHHPAFAFDKFEDDEWNLLYVAVTRARSSLIITKNIHHILTVAGEYFLKSEMPSTLVKVDTPLPCSIGNCPNCITPGSSFIMCRKKLKYTDGESASGPLCERCVWTRIGPMAFLMTDDVLSMAAIPERFEMPLGPHHVMLLGLL; this comes from the exons ATGGAGGTGGCTGCTAAAG GGAAGGCCAAGAGGAGGCATCTGAACGCAGAGGAGTGTGATGAACTGAGACGACAGGCAGAGGGAACATGCGCCCTCACCCTGCCCCAAACCATCAACCAGGGGCATGGCAGTCGTAACCCAAACCAGGGGCTTTACCCCAGGACTCCCACCAAGAGACGGAAGTGTG CAGCATCTGCCTCAGGAAGTCCTGCAGGGAAGCAGAAGGGCATCCATGACTTCTTTTCAGTGACTGGAGTCATCCGTACTAGCCCGCAAAAATCCGCTCAGCCCTGCTCCTCAACCTGCACTAATGGACTCAATGGAGAAGTTTTTCCCAGAGGAAAATCAAATGCTgcggaagaggaggaggatgatgacgaTACCGATGATGATGTCAGCCTGTTAGCTGCTGTGATGCCTCCCGaccctgaggaggaggaggaggaggaggaggaggaggaggaagaagaagagattgaTGATTTCACTTTGTTAGCTGCTGAAAAAATGctgagacagactgagacagATAAGAAGGAGGTGGACTATTTGGAGGGGATGACGGCAGAGATGTTCGGGCACGATGACGAATTTGACAATCAAGAGGAAGTTGAGCCCCTCCCTGATGAGCACTTTGGGCTCCTGGGCAGCAGCAGAGTTTTGCTGCAGCCACAGGGCTGCATTGATGACCTTCCAGAGGAGGTGCTGAGGCAGGTACTGTGCCTCTTGCCTGCCAGGGACCTCTACCTTAACGTCAGCCGCGTCTGCCATCGCTGGAGTAACATCGTCAAGGATACCAAG TTCGTGCCCTTCAAGAAACAATACCATCGCTTCATGATGAGGGAGAAGTACACAGTGCTGGAGGTCTTCTCCTCCCTGACGAGCAGCGGCATAACAGACCCAGCACTTTCCCAGCAGGCCATACGAAATTTTGTTGT CGTAATGGCCCAGCATAAGGTGGGTGAGCGTGTGAGGCCAGATGACGTCCTGGAGTGTGTTAAGAAACATCGCCTTTACCCTCAGGCAGAAGCCTCCATCAGATTACGAATTCCGAAGGTCCCAGAGTGCATAAACCTAAGTGTTGAG GGTCCCAACCCGTACGCGGCCATGGCTGTCATACTGATCCTATGCGAGAGTGTGGGTGACGTACAGGCCTTGGTGTCTCTGCTCTCCGGCTGTATGTCGTACACGGCCATCACAGAATACCTCAGCCACGTGGCCATGATGTTGCTCGCGATGAAGAGGGGCAAGGTTCAGATCAGTGAGAG GTTGCATTACAACATCTACTATGTGCTTCATTTGATGGAGAACGGGCCCTTTCCTGTCAGCTCCGAGGGCAG CCGAACTCAGATTCAGCTCAcccaggagcagcagcagatccTCTGTCACGACATCGAGGAGGACCATGTGGTCAAAGTCATGGCTTTTGCAG GTACGGGCAAGACGACCATGTTGGTGAAGTACGCAGAGCAGCGGCCGCACCTCCGCTTCCTCTACGTGGCCTTCAACAAGTCAGTGGCCGTCGAGGCGCAGCGCCGCTTCCCCCGCAACGTGCACTGCAAGACGGTCCACTCCTTGGCCTTCAAAGACGTCGGAAGGAG GTATCAATCGCTTGGGAAGCTGACCCCTAACTTGAAGCCATTCGCCATCAACTCTGTCCTACCTAAAGGCCGCGGCGGCTTCAAGAAGGCTAAAGTCGTAGCCACAACCCTCAACACCTTCATGGCTTCAGCAGACGATACCATCAGCATTAGTCACGTCCCCACCAAAGACGTCATTGAATATGAAAAACCG TATTTTGTCCGTGACGCAGAGAACATCTGGAGCAAAATGAAGGAACTAGTCAAGACAGACAACGACGCCTTCTACTTGACCCACGATG GTTACCTTAAGTTATGGCAGCTCCAAAAGCCCCGCCTATCAGACCAATTCGATGTCCTTTTCATCGACGAGGCTCAAGACTGTACTCCAG cCATTATGGACGTCATGCTGTCTCAGCGATGTGGGAAAATCCTGGTCGGAGATCCCCACCAGCAGATCTACACCTTCAAAGGAGCCGTCAACGCCTTGCACATCGTCGACCACACGCACATCTACTACCTCACACag AGCTTCCGGTTCGGTGCCGAGATCGCCTTTGTCGGTGCCACCATCCTCAAAGTGTGCAAGAATGTTCAAAAGATTCTAGTAGGAGGGAAACAGAAAG GCAGTGTGTCTGATGAGACTGCAGACCAGGTTAAAACAGCTTTGAGGGCGGGTGTGAGTCGTCGCCCGGGGAAGACGGCCGTCTTATCGAGGACCAACGCCAGCATGTTCACTGAAGCAGTTGAGCTGACCGATGTCAACCCAAACTGCCGCATCCACTACGTAGGA GGTGTCAAAGGTATTGGCCTTGACAGGATCCTGGACATTTGGAAGCTGATGCAAGGAGCACACTATCAAATAAGAT CCATCAAGGATCCACTTATCCGCTCCttcgcaaaaaaaaaagagcatcgCTTCGAGGCCCTGAAGACGTACGCAGAGCAGACAGAGGATCACGAGCTGGAGGGCAAACTCCTCACCGTGGAAAGATACAGAGGTCGCATCCCACACCTGGTGACGTGCCTGGAAAAATGCTTCGAAAATGACATGTACAAAGcag ACTTCATCCTGGGAACGGTTCACAAGGCAAAAGGTCTTGAGTTCGACACTGTGATGGTCTCCGATGACTTTGCCAAGATCCCGTCCCCCAAGCATGAGCTGCACCACCATCCCGCCTTCGCATTCG aTAAATTTGAAGACGATGAGTGGAACTTACTGTACGTGGCAGTAACTCGTGCCAGGAGCTCGCTCATCATCACCAAGAACATCCACCATATTCTCACAGTAGCTGGG GAATacttcctgaagtcagagatgCCCAGCACCCTGGTGAAGGTGGACACGCCTCTCCCATGCTCCATCGGAAACTGTCCCAACTGCATCACACCAGGCTCGTCTTTCATCATGTGCAGGAAAAAGCTGAAATAT
- the nudt5 gene encoding ADP-sugar pyrophosphatase, whose translation MSNSEDHKATTTPHIVKEELLAAGKWVKLEKTTYVDPAGNTRIWESVKRTTRQRDTEADGVGIIALLKRTLHKDCVVMVKQFRPPLGCCSLEFPAGLIDEGENAEAAALRELKEETGYKGEVVGVTPVTCLDPGLSNCTTQMVMVNINGDDMENINPTQQLGDGEFVEVILLPLDEFQLKIDELLRKEKIMVDAKVYIFAMGMVQAFFKPRELPVLKQ comes from the exons ATGAGCAACTCCGAGGACCACAAAGCAACCACTACACCACACATAGTGAAAGAAGAG CTCTTGGCAGCAGGGAAATGGGTGAAGCTGGAGAAGACGACATACGTGGACCCTGCTGGGAACACTAG AATCTGGGAAAGTGTGAAGAGGACGACAAGGCAAAGAGACACAGAAGCAGATG GTGTGGGAATCATCGCCCTGCTGAAACGGACACTGCACAAAGACTGCGTGGTGATGGTGAAGCAGTTTCGTCCTCCTCTGGGATGCTGCTCTTTGGAGTTTCCTGCAG GACTGATTGACGAGGGAGAGAACGCGGAGGCGGCTGCACTCAGGGAGCTGAAGGAAGAAACCGGCTATAAAGGAGAAGTAGTAGGGGTCACTCCAG TGACCTGTCTGGACCCCGGCCTGTCTAACTGCACCACCCAAATGGTCATGGTCAACATCAACGGAGATGACATGGAGAATATCAACCCGACACAACAGCTGG GTGATGGAG aATTTGTTGAAGTCATCCTTTTACCTCTGGACGAATTCCAGTTGAAAATAGACG AGCTGCTACGGAAAGAGAAAATCATGGTGGACGCTAAAGTGTACATCTTCGCCATGGGGATGGTGCAGGCGTTCTTCAAGCCGAGGGAGCTCCCAGTGCTCAAGCAGTGA
- the fbxo18 gene encoding F-box DNA helicase 1 isoform X3 codes for MAVVTQTRGFTPGLPPRDGTSASGSPAGKQKGIHDFFSVTGVIRTSPQKSAQPCSSTCTNGLNGEVFPRGKSNAAEEEEDDDDTDDDVSLLAAVMPPDPEEEEEEEEEEEEEEEIDDFTLLAAEKMLRQTETDKKEVDYLEGMTAEMFGHDDEFDNQEEVEPLPDEHFGLLGSSRVLLQPQGCIDDLPEEVLRQVLCLLPARDLYLNVSRVCHRWSNIVKDTKFVPFKKQYHRFMMREKYTVLEVFSSLTSSGITDPALSQQAIRNFVVVMAQHKVGERVRPDDVLECVKKHRLYPQAEASIRLRIPKVPECINLSVEGPNPYAAMAVILILCESVGDVQALVSLLSGCMSYTAITEYLSHVAMMLLAMKRGKVQISERLHYNIYYVLHLMENGPFPVSSEGSRTQIQLTQEQQQILCHDIEEDHVVKVMAFAGTGKTTMLVKYAEQRPHLRFLYVAFNKSVAVEAQRRFPRNVHCKTVHSLAFKDVGRRYQSLGKLTPNLKPFAINSVLPKGRGGFKKAKVVATTLNTFMASADDTISISHVPTKDVIEYEKPYFVRDAENIWSKMKELVKTDNDAFYLTHDGYLKLWQLQKPRLSDQFDVLFIDEAQDCTPAIMDVMLSQRCGKILVGDPHQQIYTFKGAVNALHIVDHTHIYYLTQSFRFGAEIAFVGATILKVCKNVQKILVGGKQKGSVSDETADQVKTALRAGVSRRPGKTAVLSRTNASMFTEAVELTDVNPNCRIHYVGGVKGIGLDRILDIWKLMQGAHYQIRSIKDPLIRSFAKKKEHRFEALKTYAEQTEDHELEGKLLTVERYRGRIPHLVTCLEKCFENDMYKADFILGTVHKAKGLEFDTVMVSDDFAKIPSPKHELHHHPAFAFDKFEDDEWNLLYVAVTRARSSLIITKNIHHILTVAGEYFLKSEMPSTLVKVDTPLPCSIGNCPNCITPGSSFIMCRKKLKYTDGESASGPLCERCVWTRIGPMAFLMTDDVLSMAAIPERFEMPLGPHHVMLLGLL; via the exons ATGGCAGTCGTAACCCAAACCAGGGGCTTTACCCCAGGACTCCCACCAAGAGACGGAA CATCTGCCTCAGGAAGTCCTGCAGGGAAGCAGAAGGGCATCCATGACTTCTTTTCAGTGACTGGAGTCATCCGTACTAGCCCGCAAAAATCCGCTCAGCCCTGCTCCTCAACCTGCACTAATGGACTCAATGGAGAAGTTTTTCCCAGAGGAAAATCAAATGCTgcggaagaggaggaggatgatgacgaTACCGATGATGATGTCAGCCTGTTAGCTGCTGTGATGCCTCCCGaccctgaggaggaggaggaggaggaggaggaggaggaggaagaagaagagattgaTGATTTCACTTTGTTAGCTGCTGAAAAAATGctgagacagactgagacagATAAGAAGGAGGTGGACTATTTGGAGGGGATGACGGCAGAGATGTTCGGGCACGATGACGAATTTGACAATCAAGAGGAAGTTGAGCCCCTCCCTGATGAGCACTTTGGGCTCCTGGGCAGCAGCAGAGTTTTGCTGCAGCCACAGGGCTGCATTGATGACCTTCCAGAGGAGGTGCTGAGGCAGGTACTGTGCCTCTTGCCTGCCAGGGACCTCTACCTTAACGTCAGCCGCGTCTGCCATCGCTGGAGTAACATCGTCAAGGATACCAAG TTCGTGCCCTTCAAGAAACAATACCATCGCTTCATGATGAGGGAGAAGTACACAGTGCTGGAGGTCTTCTCCTCCCTGACGAGCAGCGGCATAACAGACCCAGCACTTTCCCAGCAGGCCATACGAAATTTTGTTGT CGTAATGGCCCAGCATAAGGTGGGTGAGCGTGTGAGGCCAGATGACGTCCTGGAGTGTGTTAAGAAACATCGCCTTTACCCTCAGGCAGAAGCCTCCATCAGATTACGAATTCCGAAGGTCCCAGAGTGCATAAACCTAAGTGTTGAG GGTCCCAACCCGTACGCGGCCATGGCTGTCATACTGATCCTATGCGAGAGTGTGGGTGACGTACAGGCCTTGGTGTCTCTGCTCTCCGGCTGTATGTCGTACACGGCCATCACAGAATACCTCAGCCACGTGGCCATGATGTTGCTCGCGATGAAGAGGGGCAAGGTTCAGATCAGTGAGAG GTTGCATTACAACATCTACTATGTGCTTCATTTGATGGAGAACGGGCCCTTTCCTGTCAGCTCCGAGGGCAG CCGAACTCAGATTCAGCTCAcccaggagcagcagcagatccTCTGTCACGACATCGAGGAGGACCATGTGGTCAAAGTCATGGCTTTTGCAG GTACGGGCAAGACGACCATGTTGGTGAAGTACGCAGAGCAGCGGCCGCACCTCCGCTTCCTCTACGTGGCCTTCAACAAGTCAGTGGCCGTCGAGGCGCAGCGCCGCTTCCCCCGCAACGTGCACTGCAAGACGGTCCACTCCTTGGCCTTCAAAGACGTCGGAAGGAG GTATCAATCGCTTGGGAAGCTGACCCCTAACTTGAAGCCATTCGCCATCAACTCTGTCCTACCTAAAGGCCGCGGCGGCTTCAAGAAGGCTAAAGTCGTAGCCACAACCCTCAACACCTTCATGGCTTCAGCAGACGATACCATCAGCATTAGTCACGTCCCCACCAAAGACGTCATTGAATATGAAAAACCG TATTTTGTCCGTGACGCAGAGAACATCTGGAGCAAAATGAAGGAACTAGTCAAGACAGACAACGACGCCTTCTACTTGACCCACGATG GTTACCTTAAGTTATGGCAGCTCCAAAAGCCCCGCCTATCAGACCAATTCGATGTCCTTTTCATCGACGAGGCTCAAGACTGTACTCCAG cCATTATGGACGTCATGCTGTCTCAGCGATGTGGGAAAATCCTGGTCGGAGATCCCCACCAGCAGATCTACACCTTCAAAGGAGCCGTCAACGCCTTGCACATCGTCGACCACACGCACATCTACTACCTCACACag AGCTTCCGGTTCGGTGCCGAGATCGCCTTTGTCGGTGCCACCATCCTCAAAGTGTGCAAGAATGTTCAAAAGATTCTAGTAGGAGGGAAACAGAAAG GCAGTGTGTCTGATGAGACTGCAGACCAGGTTAAAACAGCTTTGAGGGCGGGTGTGAGTCGTCGCCCGGGGAAGACGGCCGTCTTATCGAGGACCAACGCCAGCATGTTCACTGAAGCAGTTGAGCTGACCGATGTCAACCCAAACTGCCGCATCCACTACGTAGGA GGTGTCAAAGGTATTGGCCTTGACAGGATCCTGGACATTTGGAAGCTGATGCAAGGAGCACACTATCAAATAAGAT CCATCAAGGATCCACTTATCCGCTCCttcgcaaaaaaaaaagagcatcgCTTCGAGGCCCTGAAGACGTACGCAGAGCAGACAGAGGATCACGAGCTGGAGGGCAAACTCCTCACCGTGGAAAGATACAGAGGTCGCATCCCACACCTGGTGACGTGCCTGGAAAAATGCTTCGAAAATGACATGTACAAAGcag ACTTCATCCTGGGAACGGTTCACAAGGCAAAAGGTCTTGAGTTCGACACTGTGATGGTCTCCGATGACTTTGCCAAGATCCCGTCCCCCAAGCATGAGCTGCACCACCATCCCGCCTTCGCATTCG aTAAATTTGAAGACGATGAGTGGAACTTACTGTACGTGGCAGTAACTCGTGCCAGGAGCTCGCTCATCATCACCAAGAACATCCACCATATTCTCACAGTAGCTGGG GAATacttcctgaagtcagagatgCCCAGCACCCTGGTGAAGGTGGACACGCCTCTCCCATGCTCCATCGGAAACTGTCCCAACTGCATCACACCAGGCTCGTCTTTCATCATGTGCAGGAAAAAGCTGAAATAT